One region of Glycine max cultivar Williams 82 chromosome 9, Glycine_max_v4.0, whole genome shotgun sequence genomic DNA includes:
- the LOC100806952 gene encoding uncharacterized protein LOC100806952, whose protein sequence is MVCQLIAYAATKSQTQSLNTFHSQKTHSRECIIPHLILSSPMTFQPVPTLLLLLLLASANSHFALAGKRKVHIPDELDDVFDDEEDDAWREWGKKPEPPFPSSDISKLDPSQIQQEMMKRHAGPVIGFVKLRPGSRRTPDMVAEFAMKWTHVLRTGAVGVRFMGVDLNTIMFNLESIKDLEELKEFVLDQSEAYEIKMGDQFFRRSGDPPLDEVIEKYNSEKAKADNADSEEIDPNVKTEL, encoded by the exons ATGGTATGCCAGTTGATAGCCTATGCAGCAACAAAATCACAAACTCAAAGCCTAAACACATTTCATTCCCAAAAAACTCACTCACGAGAGTGCATCATTCCTCATTTGATCCTCTCTTCCCCCATGACCTTCCAACCAGTCCCCactctccttctccttctcctcctcgcGTCCGCAAATTCCCATTTTGCCCTCGCCGGAAAGCGCAAGGTTCACATCCCCGACGAGTTGGACGACGTGTTCGACGACGAGGAGGACGACGCGTGGCGAGAATGGGGCAAGAAACCCGAACCCCCTTTCCCTTCCTCCGATATCTCCAAGCTCGATCCCTCGCAGATCCAGCAGGAGATGATGAAGCGCCACGCCGGACCCGTCATCGGATTCGTCAAgctccggccagggtctcgccgTACTCCG GACATGGTAGCTGAATTTGCAATGAAATGGACACATGTTCTGAGAACTGGAGCTGTTGGAGTAAGGTTTATGGGTGTTGATCTGAATACAATTATGTTTAACTTGGAAAGCATCAAAGACTTGGAAGAG TTGAAGGAATTTGTCTTGGACCAATCAGAGGCATATGAGATCAAAATGGGGGATCAATTTTTTCGAAGATCTGGAGATCCACCTCTTGATGAAGTTATTGAGAAGTACAATAGTGAGAAAGCCAAAGCAGATAATGCTGATTCAGAGGAAATTGATCCGAATGTTAAAACAGAGTTGTAA